A DNA window from Ostrea edulis chromosome 5, xbOstEdul1.1, whole genome shotgun sequence contains the following coding sequences:
- the LOC130055219 gene encoding N-acetylated-alpha-linked acidic dipeptidase 2-like, whose protein sequence is MNPHSQAKRRVVLWTLIAAAVGLGFGMIIGRFGFLTDKGDQNAPGISDAIVQDGNPAISSEIIGQINSDNIRQYLRELSELPHLAGTSADYEQAKGLHDFWKSVGLDEVFITPYEVLLSYPDTNDETKMNRIFVYNSTDHVVWQSALYEPILDPSENKSNVVPPFNAYSAPGDINSTDLVYVNYGRVEDYRWLANNTNISITGKIVLVRYGKIFRGDKAHLAHLHGAKGIIMYSDPADYAVDGENSQVYPHDWWLPDTGTQRGTIFLRNGDPLTPGYPATENAYRLNESDPEAQLPKITAHPIGYGVAKTLIGYMSGDEVPDSWKGALNITYRYGGQLKDSGWWVRMRISTKNERRKTYNVFGLIRGKVEPDRYVLLGNHRDAWVFGAIDPSSGTAVMKEVSRVMGNLVQSNKWRPRRTIVFCSWGAEEYGLIGSTEWIEQYVKNLASRAVAYLNVDIAVEGNYSIRSLGTPLLNAAVYDATKKIPNPDLEHTTTKTVFDRWLSSFPNVNNTLPRISDMGSGSDYASFITQVGLPCLDIGYTYNSNRYKISSYPLYHSKYETFKVLDEIMDRGFKYHRAVGQTWAEIARNLADSLIIPFKVQDYADKLDNLVKQLDTDFGHLMRRNGIQFELLYNVSRLFTSETAAFQTYVDSVDKKDPFAIRKINDQLLQLERAFTDSLGLPGRPLARHVLFAESSVNTYAGSSFPGLADGMFEIEGSSDEQSRWNIVKKHFTVILHTIESAASTLRDVSKFMS, encoded by the exons ATGAATCCGCACTCTCAAGCCAAGAGGAGAGTTGTTCTTTGGACGCTGATAGCGGCCGCTGTGGGACTGGGTTTTGGAATGATTATTGGGCGGTTCGGATTTCTTACAGACAAGGGTGATCAAAATGCTCCAGGAATTTCAGACGCCATTGTCCAAGACGGGAACCCGGCGATCTCCTCGGAGATCATCGGTCAGATCAACAGCGACAACATCAGACAGTATTTACG AGAGCTGTCAGAATTACCCCATCTTGCAGGGACCAGTGCAGATTATGAACAGGCTAAGGGACTCCATGACTTTTGGAAATCAGTGGGTCTTGATGAAGTGTTCATCACGCCATACGAAGTTCTCTTGTCCTACCCTGATACCAACGACGAAACCAAGATGAATAGGATCTTCGTCTACAATTCGACAGATCACGTGGTCTGGCAGTCTGCCCTGTATGAACCAATATTGGACCCCAGTGAAAACAAGTCAAACGTTGTACCTCCATTTAATGCGTATTCTGCACCTGGAGATATCAATTCA ACAGACTTGGTATATGTGAACTATGGCAGAGTTGAAGATTACAGATGGCTGGCTAACAACACCAATATTAGCATCACGGGGAAAATTGTACTGGTTCGATACGGCAAGATCTTCAGAGGGGACAAG GCCCATCTAGCACATTTGCATGGAGCTAAAGGAATTATTATGTACTCCGACCCCGCAGATTACGCTGTAGACGGGGAGAATTCACAGGTCTATCCTCACGACTGGTGGCTGCCAGATACGGGAACACAGAGGGGGACAATATTTCTTAGAAATGGCGATCCTCTTACTCCAGGATATCCAGCTACAG AGAATGCATACAGACTAAATGAAAGTGACCCAGAAGCACAGCTTCCAAAGATCACAGCTCATCCCATCGGATATGGTGTTGCCAAAACGCTTATTGG ATATATGAGCGGTGATGAAGTCCCGGACAGCTGGAAGGGAGCACTTAATATAACCTACAGATATGGCGGGCAATTGAAAGATTCAGGATG gTGGGTGAGAATGAGAATATCTACTAAAAATGAAAGGAGAAAAACCTACAATGTTTTTGGGCTTATCCGAGGAAAAGTTGAACCTG ACAGGTATGTCTTACTAGGAAACCATCGAGACGCCTGGGTGTTTGGAGCGATCGATCCTTCGAGTGGAACAGCGGTAATGAAAGAGGTGTCCCGAGTGATGGGAAACCTTGTTCAATCAA ACAAATGGCGTCCACGGAGAACGATTGTGTTCTGTAGCTGGGGTGCAGAAGAATACGGACTCATAGGATCTACTGAATGGATAGAG CAATACGTAAAGAATCTCGCCTCTCGTGCTGTTGCGTATTTGAATGTGGATATTGCAGTAGAAG GTAATTATTCGATTCGATCACTCGGCACACCGCTTTTAAATGCTGCTGTATATGATGCAACAAAAAAGATTCCAAACCCCGATCTGGAACACACCACAACGAAAACTGTCTTTGACAGATGGCTGTCTAGCTTTCCAAATGTCAACAACACTTTGCCGCG aatttctgACATGGGGTCTGGAAGTGATTACGCTTCGTTTATCACACAAGTTGGCCTACCATGTCTTGACATAGGGTACACATACAACTCG AACAGATACAAGATATCCTCTTACCCACTTTATCATTCAAAATACGAAACTTTCAAAGTGCTGGATGAGATTATGGACCGCGGATTCAAG TACCATCGAGCAGTGGGGCAAACGTGGGCTGAGATAGCACGAAACCTTGCCGACTCCTTAATCATTCCCTTCAAAGTTCAGGACTACGCTGACAAACTCGATAACCTCGTCAAACAACTCGACACTGATTTTGGACACTTGATGCGAAGAAACGGCATTCAATTTG AATTACTTTACAACGTTTCACGTCTTTTCACATCAGAGACGGCTGCATTTCAAACATACGTGGACTCTGTAGACAAGAAAGA TCCATTTGCAATTCGGAAAATCAACGACCAGCTTCTACAACTGGAGCGGGCGTTTACTGATTCCCTAGGTCTACCAGGGCGCCCCTTAGCCAG GCACGTTCTGTTTGCGGAGAGTAGTGTCAATACATACGCTGGAAGCAGTTTTCCAGGGCTGGCTGATGGTATGTTTGAGATTGAAGGAAGTTCAGATGAACAGAGCAGATGGAACATTGTTAAGAAACATTTTACTGTGATTCTTCATACAATTGAGTCCGCCGCCTCCACACTCCGTGACGTCTCGAAGTTCATGTCTTAA